In the Loxodonta africana isolate mLoxAfr1 chromosome 1, mLoxAfr1.hap2, whole genome shotgun sequence genome, one interval contains:
- the LOC100663617 gene encoding transmembrane epididymal protein 1A-like: MGTLLGHLVPGLVIYSNGLYYAVVVSRALLRGQEQLFPPLSPKHNRGQRWWQQARMEGMVKVGAFLILIFGEFFFPPGTNCFPMVDWKDPQQPFQNHNSWEHATIFGFFLLSGLVDLVSQVWLAQQSIKLEQAGTILALVVLLLQMVAHIEHKNALEIRVHSLLLLPVFLLALVLTTEVWVPSQPSLWVFKTWLLLVFGSWMLQMTSVLYTPLSGQPWRAEDPMDLAFLTIFFCWHLALQAAVLAAIYALCSLWHRRCSS, translated from the coding sequence ATGGGCACACTCCTGGGACACCTGGTTCCAGGCCTGGTCATCTATTCCAATGGGCTCTACTATGCAGTGGTGGTGTCCCGGGCCCTCCTGCGGGGCCAGGAGCAACTCTTCCCCCCACTGTCCCCAAAGCACAACCGAGGCCAGAGGTGGTGGCAACAAGCACGCATGGAGGGAATGGTGAAGGTAGGGGCTTTCTTGATCCTGATCTTTGGAGAGTTCTTCTTCCCACCTGGAACCAACTGTTTCCCCATGGTGGACTGGAAGGACCCTCAGCAGCCTTTCCAGAACCACAATTCATGGGAGCATGCCACCATTTTTGGGTTCTTCCTGCTCAGTGGCCTGGTGGACCTCGTAAGCCAGGTGTGGCTGGCACAGCAGAGCATAAAGCTAGAGCAAGCAGGCACAATCTTGGCCTTGGTTGTGCTGTTGCTGCAAATGGTGGCCCACATTGAGCACAAGAATGCCCTGGAGATCCGTGTGCACAGCCTGCTGTTGCTCCCTGTCTTCCTGCTGGCCCTGGTGCTCACCACTGAGGTCTGGGTCCCTAGCCAGCCCTCGCTCTGGGTGTTCAAGACCTGGTTGCTGCTGGTGTTTGGCTCCTGGATGCTGCAGATGACCTCAGTGTTGTACACTCCACTCTCTGGACAGCCCTGGCGGGCTGAAGACCCCATGGACCTCGCCTTCCTCACCATCTTCTTCTGCTGGCACTTGGCCTTACAGGCTGCTGTGCTGGCTGCCATCTATGCCCTCTGCAGCCTCTGGCACCGCCGCTGCTCCTCCTAG